The DNA region ACCAAAACAGAGTCAGGGGCAGCATCCTCATCCCCCTCCCCAAAGTAACTTTCTTAAAATGTGCAGTGGCATTTATTTGTGAGCTGTCTGCCACAAGCAAAGCTAGTCTCGATAATGCTGTCTTTTCATTATTCAAACAAGGTTAGAGTAGCTAACTATTCAATTGTCTGTTAAGTGTATCACTTTTCATTTATCAGGTATGCTAACAAAAACATTCAGGGCTAAGTCAACGTGGCTGAGAAGTAAAGGAGACCCTCTCTTCCAAATGGGAATTTTCCAGACAGCCACATTTTGGagattgaaaataaaatacaaagaatTTATTAGCCCATTGATGAACAGGCCAGTCTTTTCTAGAGAGAAAATATACACACTGTGCAAGTTTCTGACAGAAGCTCACAGCATACTGGGATGTCATACAATTTCTGCATTAGATGGTGTAGgtgcacttttttttccattttcagaagtGTGATTTAGTTCCATGTACTTACTGCTGGTGATTAAGTATGGACTATTTCTTCAATGTCCTAGGTGCCATCATTGGTGTCACTTTTTGACAACTGTGTAAACAGAGATATTCTGGTTCGAGCCCTGGCACTTGCAGCCAACTTGAAAAAGAACATGAAGGATGAAGAAGGCACCAAGATTGAGGAATACAGTGAAGACTCAATTTTCCTCACACTctgcagggactctgccccaTTTGCTCAGAGACTGGCATCTTTGCTGCATCACCCTGACACAGAAGTGAAAGAACAAGTTGTGAGAATATTAACACAATAGTGTTGTTTTCTTATACAGACTGACCTGATGAAAATATCTAATCTTGGCAATGCTAGGCTAAGAAAGCCTGCAACAAGTAAACAATACAACAAcgattgagaaaaaaaaagccctaaatACTATCAGATATTTTTAcaagcaagagaaaaacaacagctTAATTATTACTGATAAACCACTGCACAGTTGCTACATTTATGCAATGAAGGCAAACAgtttaaaacatgaaaacatttATATGTGAAATGAATGAGTGAAGTGAATGAAAGTATCCTTTGACATgtcaaagacttttttttttactttaagtATTTACAGCTGTTGAATAAATACCTCATTAGAATTGTGCATTAAAGATTTAGTAATTGGAGATTaggcatttatattttattagtCTACCTATGAAAATGGTACAGCTGAATCTtacaaaataatattaaataaaaacaatatcAAACTATCATTGGCTTCCTACAGAATTAGTATCTTCAATGAAAGCTGCATACTAAAGTCACCAAATCTAGTTTTTTTCTTCGTACTTATATGGAATTTATTCTTAAACTCCATTTTTGCATGCTTAGCATATCCATTCCATTAAGCCAAACTGCAGTGCAATTAACTACAACTGTGAAAGGTTTCTACACTTGAAGAAaatttgaaagtattttatATTGCTTTAAAATTGTCACTTTAGGGAAGGcagacatattttttaaaattattttattaggAGTCAAGGATTATCTGCAACTGCAATTCAGCATTCTCATTCTTATTAAAAAAGTCTACAGGAGCAGTATCATACACATTTTTACAAAAGCTTCCAATTCTGTAGCAGCCCTTGGGCTTCCTTTCCTTGGATAtctttactcctttttttttctgcatctgGAGCATCACTGGAATGAGTGCTTCTGCAGAATTAGCCCCCATAAAGTTTTAGTCATCAACCCAGCATTACTTCAGAATGAAGTGGAATCCATACAAACATCACTGTAAAAGAACCTGAACAGTTTGCTTGATGAACAGAAAACATACTGGAAAGTACTTCTAAAACCAAACTGCTAAAAACTTCCACTACAGAGAAACTAAAAAAGGTGTCAGATGTAAAGGCTAGGAAAGTTTTCCACTTTGTTCCATTTTTGAAAGAACTGTATCACCTAAACTATTACCAAGTGCTTCGTCTTTCTACGTTAGCATACTCACTGCTCTTAGAAAACATTACTATCTTCTCTTTCTGTACTACAATAGATACTTGTTTTCAGGAGGTCACTTTGCAAATAGCtaaaactgcaagaaaaatatGACCTTGAAACTGTGACACACCCAAGCCCTGATCAATACAGGGGGAAAGCTACACATATCTAATTTATCCACGTAGGTAGTTTTAACTCACCAGGAATAGAGTTAAGGCAGAAATAGAAGTTGGCATGACTCCCAGTCAGAAACTTGACAATTGCTGCATTGACAGTGaacttccttttctccttcccactGCTCCTAAAACACTGTACAGTTTGTAATAAGCAAGTTACATTACAATCACTTAATATTTTGCAACTTTTTGTAGatttaatgttttctgctaCTGAATTTGACTAAGAAAAGACTATGCCAGACACTAAGAATTTACCCACTCTCCTCTCCTGACAAGACATTAGGACCAGCCTGTTCTAGGCATAGCTGATACATGGTTTCCTAAGCTCAACAACAGAGGTGTCTAGATGTCCCTTTCTGTGTTCTCCAACCTAAAAATAAGTTTTTCCAGTATCATCTTTTTTTGATAGAGTTGATCTCTTAGCCGTTGCTTTAACACCTGACACAAACAAGTGACCTTTTCTAAAAATACACAAGAACTTGCTACAGTGTTgtctcagttttctttttctggtctggaaagaactatttttaaatgctttcttcATAGAACAATGCTGCTGAGATGTTTGAAATCATGCAAGACTTTCCAATGTGCCTTTATGCAAAGATGTCTCATTTTTTTATCACCTACCTCACACCTTTAGTGGAATCTTATCAGCACCAAGCAGAACATAACAGTCAGCATTCTAGGTACAAATGGTGTGAATTAACAgatccaaaacaaaacatgtcATTACTGACATTTAGTTTCTGACCCATGTAACTAAGTGTATCTCTGCTCTCTGGCTGCTTAGCTAGGTGTTCTGTATTTTAGTTTCACTCTTTCTGAAGTACATAATTTTACAGAATAACCTATTGATGATTATACAAACAGGCAAAGAAAACAACCCACAACAAAATCAACCTTAATTAAACTTGTCCTTCAAAGTTGAAGGACATATCCTTTCTTAACTTCTTGCAGCTTGGTGTCCTCCACAAAATTACAAACAGGTAATATACATTGTAGCACCCAAGTTGTGACTGAAGCTGTTGTGTAAACACAAGAGATTTCATCTCAAACACCCCCAACATTGAATAACAGGATAGTTTTAAACCAGTTTTGATAACTGTCCATAGTTAAAAGATTACCTCAGTTGTTCCTACTATGAAATCTCATTAACTGGTTGTAATTAGTTGCCAGAAGTTCATGCCTTTAAATAATATGtcctttttatatatatttatcttcGTGggatatgaaaataaaatgtacagcaatagcaaaaaaaaccccacccaaaccAACCCACATATCCCACAGACCAAAAGAAATCATAAACAAAACACGATTTGCCAATGAAATTATGAAGGAGAATAACAACCCTTTTTATTGGCAACAATAGGCTTTAATTCTGTAAATGAGCAAGACAATTTGATACAGACACATTTGGCCAAGTTTTATAACACTGAACAATGTTGTAATCTCATTCAACTTTAAAATTATAGGGAAGCTATTAGAAAAAATACCACAGCCCTTGCTTAAGATTTTctactggggagaaaaaaaaaaggtacttAGAAAAAGGCTGAGTTAATGCAAGGACAAGCGACATCAAGAGGTTTTTCCACTTCATGTGCTGCAAATGACGCATTCAGACCTAACATAAAAACATAGACAAAACAATAAAAGTGTGCAGGTATTCTGGCCAGCAGTTAGTTTTACACATCCGTGATGCAATATTAAATTATCTCTTTCTTTAAAAGGCACATTTCTTTGatgtaaaattcagcttttgTGGTTCATTAATACATGAAAATGAAGAGTGAAACAATTTTACCATGCTTGTGCTTAAACAACACAGCTGTATTGGAAGACTTCACCCCACAAAACATACAGTGAAGCTGTATGAAGCTTGTACATCAAGGTACAGGGCATAACCTGAAGACTAACAAGTGGGAGAGGACAGTCTAACAATGAATAATTCAAGTCAGCCATTAATCCTAAGAATATGTTCTGTGCTGAAGTTATTATTGCTGCAGCAGGTGAAATGAagagtttaaaaacaaattttttatCAGTGGTGTACATGAGAGCAAATTATTCCCAGACAACACTTAATATATAAATCACTTTTGGATCACCTCTCTAAATTTATAAACAAATAACTAATAAAGTTTGTCATGAAATTGGTATGCAAGCTTTAGTTCTGAAACTGAGAAACCTGGCATTTAAAAATCCAATTCAATTTCAAAAAACTATTGTGTACATTCTGTTAGTATTGTTCCATTAGTTCAAATCAAACAGGGCTTACAAGGACTGACactgtttcagttttcaaacCGGTCATTTGTATTCAAATTCCGTGACTCTCCATGGCGTAAGATAAAGAAGTCATCTTTTTTCAAGCCGTATCTTTCAAGAGCTTCATTCAATTTAACTGGAGGATCCAAgtaatactgaaaaaaatgagaataataTGAGGGAAAAGATACCACTGCAACAtttttttgaagggaaaaaaaaatctaaaaaacgGGTGGAGGAGAAGGATATTTATCAAATTAAAATGTTTGGGTTCATTTTAGATTTTTGGAATATAAGAACCCTGACTTACAGCTGCAGAGTAAGTAGCAAGGCTCGACTTGTGAGCCCGCACTCGGTGCCTTAAGGCAGGAATAGATCCCTCGGTTGGAAGCGCTGCCGCCAGCAGCCGGCGCTTTGCCCGCTCCGCACCCCGCGCTGGCAGCGCTCCCGTCCGAACGCTCCCCCCTCGTTACCGCCCGTATTTGTTACATTGCCCAAAGGAGTAATCCTCTGTATTTGTGCTCCTAAATACACAGTAACTCTTGTACTGCGGGCACAGTAACACAGTTTATTGGAAACACTGCGGACAGGAAATGTTCTATCCACCCATCGCATCCTGTGTTCCCTCCACGCTCTGCCACggagctgcacagcagcagggacgGAGCTTAGACGGGACACCATTTGACAGATCAGGTGATCACACTATCAGGAATGAATTAGGAGATAAAGTGGTGCAACTGATGcaaaaacaaagctgaaaaacaGCTACCAGACAGtatcaaaacaaatgcagatACTTTCTATTCACTGCACTTTCAGTTGCTGTGAAAGTATCTGGGTAACCTTCTTATTAGATCTGTGGGCTTGGGTGGGGTGTAGAAGGGAATAAAacaccttaaaaataaaaaaacacaatAACTCAATTTTTTCACATCCTTTCTGGCTTTAACTTTGAATCAActattaaaaatactgtttataTATTTACTAGACAGACATAATTAATAAATACTGTTTGACCTACTGGCATGCAGTTCTTACTATCTCCAAGTGATGCACCACtcagtttttgtttttattactgCATAACACTGCAAAATACTGCATGTGTCCTCATCTGTTATGTTCCTCAGCATCTGGATATCAGAAATCCTCCACATTTGCTTCAATAACTCTGTACTCTCTTAaccatggaaatattttatgtaattGGTCATGAAAAGCTAAGCATTGTTTTGAACAGCAGTATATAGAGTAAAAATTTTCACTCATATAAAGTTCACATTTTAAGTTTACATTTACAGATATGCAGGTTAAACTGCACAAGCAAAGCTTCACTAATGACTGTCTAGTCGTTGGAAATCTGAACTCATGCTTAGTGTTGCAATTTACCTCATTTGCTAAAGCAAAGGTCCCCCAATGAATTGCTACAGACTTCTTTGCTTGAACATCAATATGGATTCTTACTGCTTCTTCAGGATCCACATGCTGGTATTTCATAAACCACCTACCAAAACAAAGAAGCACTTTTTTTGTCACCTAATCCAGTGCAAGAtttctcctttactgccagtgcaaaatacaaaaagaaatatgtGCTCacctaataaaaaaaaatcataagcaTGTACACCTGGACAACATACAGAACATTCAAGATCAGGAAACTAACATATACCAACATAACATCAAACCGCAGTTCATTTATTGTACTCTCTTTTTGAAGGATATTTTCGTATCACTATTTTCAATAGGTTAAGGACATACGAGGAATTAAGGCCAAAACTTGAAATCCATCTCTGAAAAAATTTGGTGCACACTAAAAAGAGTGTGCTTCAGAAATAGCCCATGGGAATAGGCAAAGCAAAAGAGAGAACTTGGCAATTCTTGAAAGATACAGAATTTTTTACCATGCTATTTAGATTcccatctttttttctctgtccatACATTCTTTCCTTCCAGCATCATATGAGTACTATCATCTAAATGTTttctccaaaaggaaaaaagttctCTCTTGAGCAAACAGATTTTTCACACTCTATAACCAAGTCATCCTTGTCTCCAGATAAGTTGCAAAACCAGGGTAAACActgaagcaagagaaaaatgcagcaaatgACATAAACTGGAATGGGCTGGATAAAATTAtgctgtttcagaaaaaaaggcacagaGTAATTCCAGATTTTTAATCAACATTTTTAAGGGAAGAAAGACTGCTGATTCATCCTTGCTGTCCTTAAGTCTGAAGAAAAAACTCTCCAAAAACTTTATTAAAAGTACAGCTATAGTTTTAACTTCTGGGTGTATTTTTGTCATCAGTACGTCATTTCATTTACGTATACTGCTCAAACTCTGATTTTCTTACCTTGGCTCATAAGCTCCAATGGGGATGGCTGCAAGATCAAAAGGTCCAAACCTTTTACCTATTTgttcaaaagcaaaacaatatcCAGTATCTCCTGCGAAGAAAAACCTGTTCCAAGGTCCCAAGACAGACCAGCTGCCCCAGAGAACCTTGTTATCATCTGTCACAGTCCTTTTGCACCAATGCTGGGAAGGAGTGAAGACAAAAGTGACCGCATCGCGACCAGGGACGCAGTTCTCCTCCCACCAATCCAGTTCGATGACATTCTCGCAGCCGCACCTCTGCATCCAGGGCAGGAGCCCCAGGGGCACGAACCAGCGCAGCTCGCTCCCGAAGCGCTCGTTGAGGCTGGCCACGCTGTTGTAGTCCAGGTGATCGTAGTGGGTGTGGCTGATCAGCACCGCGTCTATCCTGGGCAGCTGCGCCACCGTGCACGGAGGGCCTCGGAAGCGCTTGGGGCCCAGGAGCTGAATGGGGGAAGCTCTCTGGCTGAAGATTGGGTCAGTGAGA from Ammospiza nelsoni isolate bAmmNel1 chromosome 5, bAmmNel1.pri, whole genome shotgun sequence includes:
- the NAPEPLD gene encoding N-acyl-phosphatidylethanolamine-hydrolyzing phospholipase D isoform X3, with amino-acid sequence MWGERAEPLRERWGRSPEKGMDKNTDEEQPSTSCNQYPKEAVKRRQNSGRGSGGSDLSRTFRKSFRLDYRLEEDVTKSKRGKDGRFVNPWPTWKSPTLPNILKWSFMEKNNSNVPRSKQELDKELPVLQPYFVRAPEDAGQTGAGMRVTWLGHATVLVEMDELVFLTDPIFSQRASPIQLLGPKRFRGPPCTVAQLPRIDAVLISHTHYDHLDYNSVASLNERFGSELRWFVPLGLLPWMQRCGCENVIELDWWEENCVPGRDAVTFVFTPSQHWCKRTVTDDNKVLWGSWSVLGPWNRFFFAGDTGYCFAFEQIGKRFGPFDLAAIPIGAYEPRWFMKYQHVDPEEAVRIHIDVQAKKSVAIHWGTFALANEYYLDPPVKLNEALERYGLKKDDFFILRHGESRNLNTNDRFEN
- the NAPEPLD gene encoding N-acyl-phosphatidylethanolamine-hydrolyzing phospholipase D isoform X2; amino-acid sequence: MAGRRALWSYSVQLVALPSAAGWSGGTPQPFNSSYRRPTEPPPWKGWSGTMEEEEKEEKGDETLQGRQQQPRSSPEKGMDKNTDEEQPSTSCNQYPKEAVKRRQNSGRGSGGSDLSRTFRKSFRLDYRLEEDVTKSKRGKDGRFVNPWPTWKSPTLPNILKWSFMEKNNSNVPRSKQELDKELPVLQPYFVRAPEDAGQTGAGMRVTWLGHATVLVEMDELVFLTDPIFSQRASPIQLLGPKRFRGPPCTVAQLPRIDAVLISHTHYDHLDYNSVASLNERFGSELRWFVPLGLLPWMQRCGCENVIELDWWEENCVPGRDAVTFVFTPSQHWCKRTVTDDNKVLWGSWSVLGPWNRFFFAGDTGYCFAFEQIGKRFGPFDLAAIPIGAYEPRWFMKYQHVDPEEAVRIHIDVQAKKSVAIHWGTFALANEYYLDPPVKLNEALERYGLKKDDFFILRHGESRNLNTNDRFEN
- the NAPEPLD gene encoding N-acyl-phosphatidylethanolamine-hydrolyzing phospholipase D isoform X1, with the protein product MCYILLACNILVFSSCARKGWFGFEQPATVPKQINLAKLFRRESWALPADTVKTLLPSYPCCEKQNFIRGVSEKLGVKESLPRVTSSVRPVTVLGAGSPTACSPEKGMDKNTDEEQPSTSCNQYPKEAVKRRQNSGRGSGGSDLSRTFRKSFRLDYRLEEDVTKSKRGKDGRFVNPWPTWKSPTLPNILKWSFMEKNNSNVPRSKQELDKELPVLQPYFVRAPEDAGQTGAGMRVTWLGHATVLVEMDELVFLTDPIFSQRASPIQLLGPKRFRGPPCTVAQLPRIDAVLISHTHYDHLDYNSVASLNERFGSELRWFVPLGLLPWMQRCGCENVIELDWWEENCVPGRDAVTFVFTPSQHWCKRTVTDDNKVLWGSWSVLGPWNRFFFAGDTGYCFAFEQIGKRFGPFDLAAIPIGAYEPRWFMKYQHVDPEEAVRIHIDVQAKKSVAIHWGTFALANEYYLDPPVKLNEALERYGLKKDDFFILRHGESRNLNTNDRFEN
- the NAPEPLD gene encoding N-acyl-phosphatidylethanolamine-hydrolyzing phospholipase D isoform X4 produces the protein MDKNTDEEQPSTSCNQYPKEAVKRRQNSGRGSGGSDLSRTFRKSFRLDYRLEEDVTKSKRGKDGRFVNPWPTWKSPTLPNILKWSFMEKNNSNVPRSKQELDKELPVLQPYFVRAPEDAGQTGAGMRVTWLGHATVLVEMDELVFLTDPIFSQRASPIQLLGPKRFRGPPCTVAQLPRIDAVLISHTHYDHLDYNSVASLNERFGSELRWFVPLGLLPWMQRCGCENVIELDWWEENCVPGRDAVTFVFTPSQHWCKRTVTDDNKVLWGSWSVLGPWNRFFFAGDTGYCFAFEQIGKRFGPFDLAAIPIGAYEPRWFMKYQHVDPEEAVRIHIDVQAKKSVAIHWGTFALANEYYLDPPVKLNEALERYGLKKDDFFILRHGESRNLNTNDRFEN